The region ACGGCGCGAATTTTCCGCGTGGTTTCAAACTCCTGGTTGGACAATTCCGGATGCTGATGCAAATCGTGCCGGAACGCCTGAATAAACTGCGCCAACGGCGCATGCTGAGCATGCTCTTTCATGTAAGGTCACTCCTCTTTTCTCAGCCCTGTCTCGCAGGGCGGCCCGACGCGTCGAGCCTGCAGGTGAATATGTTATCGATCAGATATCGAACTCTGATGGTTCCTGAATGTTAGTCAGCTGTCGCAGGAAGCGGCGGGTCTGCGGGTTGTCGGAGAAACTGATCACTTTCTCCGCCGGGCCTTGCTCGACAATGTGCCCATCGGCCATGAAAATCACCCGGTCCGCCACTTCTTTGGCGAACTGCATCTCATGGGTCACGATTACCATGGTGGTATTCTGCCCCGCCAGTTTCTGGATAACCTGCAACACTTCGTGCACGCGCTCCGGGTCAAGCGCCGAGGTCGGCTCATCAAACAGGATCGCTTTAGGGTCCACCGCCAACGCACGGGCGATGCTGACGCGCTGCTGTTGACCGCCGGAAAGCGTCACCGGATACTGGTGCGCCTGCGGCAGCAGCCCCACCAGCTCCAGCAGCGACAGCCCAATCTCGTTCGCCTGCTTTTTCGGCATCTTCTTCACCACAATCAGGGCTTCGGTGATGTTTTCCAGCGCGGTCTTGTTATTGAACAGGTTGTAGTTCTGGAACACCATCGCCGTCTGACGTCTGAGCGCATACTCTTCCTTGCCGGTATAACGACGGGTATCCAGCGACTGCTCGCCGATGGTAATGGTGCCGGACTCCGGCTTCTCCAGCAGATTCAGACAACGCAACAGGGTGGACTTGCCCGAGCCGGACGGCCCGATGATCGCCACCACTTCGCCCTGGGCGATATCCAGACTGATGTTGTTCAGCACCACCTGGTCGCCAAAACGTTTGGTCAGGTTTTTTACGCTAATCATGTCGGCTCCTTAACGCTGCCGTGAGTGGCTGAGTTTCTTCTCCAGCTGAGACTGCAGCCAGGAGTAAACCACAATGAGCATCCAGTAAATCAGCCCTACCACCAGGAAAGTTTCGAAGAAGCGCAGCGATTCGGCGGCAATCATCTTGCCTTCGGCAAAAAGTTCCGACACCCCGAGCGCAAAGGCCACCGAGGTATCTTTAATCAGAGAAATAAAGGTGTTGCCGGTGGCAGGCAGCGCGTTGAGCATCGCCTGCGGCAGCACGATGCGGCGGTAAATTTGCGCCTTGTTCATCCCTACCGACAGGCCGGCTTCCGTTTGTCCGAAATCCACCGACGCCAGCGCCGCCCGGAAAATCTCCGCCATATAAGCCGAGTTCTTCAGGCTAAACCCGATAATCGCCGCCGTCATAGCAGACAGGCCATTCAGTGACGGAAACAGCTGGGGCAGACCGAAATAGATGATGAACAACTGCACCAGCGACGGGATACCGCGAAACAGCGAGATATAGAGTTCCACCAGTTTCGCCACCACAACGAAGCGGCTCTCGCGAACCAGCGCCAGCACCAGTCCCAGCACGATGGCAAACAGCATTGATACCACCGCCAGCAACAGCGTGGTGGGCAAGTACATCAACACCTGGGGAAAAACTTTCAGCAGGTAGGAAAGATCGATATTCATGGGCCATACCATTAACACTGACGCCAGCCGCGAATCAGGCTGGCGTCACAGGAATTGAACGAGGAGGCAGGGTTATTTGCCCGCCGTGATGTCCTCGCCGAAGTATTTGACAGACAGGGCTTTCAGTCGGCCATCACTGCGCATTTTGTTCAGTTCGTCATCAAACTTCTTGCGCAGTTCGTCGCCTTTCTGATCTTTGTGGAACGGGAACCCGACCTGCTCCACCACCAGCGGCTCACCCACCAGCTTGAACGGCAGGTTGCGCTTGTTGATTTCCGCCAGCAGGATTGGGCGAGAGTTGATGTAACCTTCAACACGCTTGGCCAGCGCATCGCTCATGGCGCCGTCGCGGGTTTCATAAGTGCGGATAGTGACGCTGCCGTCGGCAAAGGCTTTTTTCAGGTTGTTGACGTGGTTGGAGCCCAGCACGCCCGCTACGGTTTTGCCTTTCAGGTCATCCAGCGTATTGATGTTGGCGTTGTCTTTATGCGTGACGATCTGACTGCCGTAGTAGCTGTACGGCTGGGAGAAACTGTATTTTTCCTGACGCGCCGGGGTAATCGCCACCACGTTGGCGATGGTGTCCAGTTTGCTGGCTTCCAGTTGCCCCATCAGACCGCTGAAATCCGCCGTCACCCACTCGACCTTGTAGTTCAAATCTTTAGCGATGGTTTCCGCCACTTCCACGTCAAAACCAACCAGCTTGTTGTCCTGTTTGAACGAACTCGGGTAGCTCTGCCCGGTGGCGCCGATACGCAGTACCTTCTCGCCGCTGTTCTGAGAATCGCAACCCGCCGCCAGAATGGCCGCAGACAAGGCTAATACAGGGAGGATAATTTTTTTCATAGTCATCGAATAACGCCTCTTAGGGGTGTTTCTTTTCCCAGTGATGATAAAGGTCCTGATCCAGGACTTTTCGCATGTAAATCGTGAGGTGTCCTTTCCCTAAATCCGCCTGGCCGACTTCCTGAAAGCCATATTTCCGATACATATCCAGCAACCAGGGATGCTGTTTGGCGGTGCCCAGCGTCACGGCGGGCGCTTTTAACTGCTCTTTCAGCACCGCCTGTTCCAGCCAGTCCAACATTTGTTTGCCCAGCCCCTGTTGCTTGAAGTCCGGATGGGTGGCGAACCAACCGATGTGCGGTAATCCGTACGGGCCGGGATTTGGCCCCCACGGATAGCGAATGGTGATCGACGCGGCCAGACGCCCGTCTTTCTCCATCACGTACACCCCGTTGCTGCGCAGATGGCGGCGCACCATGTCGATGTCCGCATAGGCGGCGTCAAACTTGATGCCCAGTTCGCGCACCGACGCATAAGCCGCCAGCGCCAGTTCGAGAAACGCCTCGTCATCCGCAGAGGTGGCCTGACGAAATACGGTACGCATGGCCTCTCCCATCACTCGCCCAACAAGCCGGTGTCATCCGCGTACCGGATCACCTCATCAACTTTCTGCGGCGCGCTGCCGACATAGTTCGCCGGATCCAGCCAGGCATCCAACGCATCCGACGTCAGGTGTTGCGACAGCACCGGATGCTCCAGCAGCAACGCTTTGAACTCGCGGTTCTGTTCGAACGCCGCCATCGAGCATTCGTATACCAAGTGGTGGGCCGTCTGTTTGCCGAGCAGCTTGCCGATTTCAAACATCACTTTTTCCGACAGCAGCAGGCCGTTTTGCAAATCCAGGTTGGTGCGCATCTGCTTTTCGTTCACCGACATACCGCGCAGGATACCGAGCGCGTTCTGCAACTGTGCTGACAGGTAGATGTTGATTTCCGGCAGCGCGATCCACTCGGCGCGCCAGCTCATGGCGTCACGCTCGTGTTCGACCTTCATCGATTCGTGGATCAGGGCGGCGCTCTTGAACAGCGGCGCCGTCAGGCTGGCCAGCCCTTCCAGCGCGGCCGGATTGCGTTTGTGCGGCATGGTGGTGGAACCGATTTTCCCTTCGGAGAACGGCTCTTCGATTTCGTTGATTTCGGTGCGCATCAGGTTGTACAGCTCGTTGCCGATTTTACCGAGCGTACCGCTGATCAGCACTGTCACCGACGCGTATTCCGAGAAACGATCGCGGGCAGACTGCCAGCCGATATTCGGGGTATTCAGACCCAGACGGGTCAGGGTGTGGCGTTCGATCTCCGGCCCCAATTCGCCAAAAGAAGCGTAAGTGCCGATGGCGCCGTTGATGTTGCCCACCAGCACACGCTCGCGGATTTCATTCAGGCGTTGCAGGTGACGCACAAACTCGTCCAGCCATACCGCCAGTTTGAAACCAAAGGTGGTCGGCAGCGCCTGCATACCGTGGGTACGGCCGGTCATCAACGTATGCTGGTGTTTCTTCGCCAGCCGTTTCAGTTCGATGGCCACCAGACGGGTGTCGCGCACCACAATGTCGAACGCCTGACGCAGCTGCAACACGGTGGCGGTATCCACCACATCCTGCGTGGTCACGCCATAATGGATGTACTCGCCGGCTTCGCCGCACTGCCTCTGGATAGCGGCAATGGTCGGCATCAGAGAATGCTTCATGCGCACCGCATCCTGAGCGATCTCTTCGATATTCAGTGCGCTGGCGTTGGCGTGGGAAGCAATAGTGCTGGCCGCGTCCTGCGGAATGACACCCAGATCGCCTTCTGCCAGCGCCAACGCGATTTCCACGTCAACCTGGCGGGTCAGACGGTTCTGCTCTGACCATACGGCGCGCATTTCTGGTGTGCCAAAGTTATTTCCAATAAGAAGAAAATCAATCAGATGTGATGCCATAACTCACTCGTTTACATTGTAATAATGGGGGAAAGAGAGGCGGGTCAAGACGACGCTGTTGTTTGTTGGCGACTATATCACCGGCGATATTCCGGCCTATATACCCGATCGATCTAAGATATTCTTTATGGTTTTATGATTTCATTCACAATTATTTACTTTGCAACCACGTCGACAGGAGGGGTCATGACGGAAGCCACAGCATCTGCATAACTACGCAATGATGGCGCCTCCGCGAACATGACCACGAACCGGCTACCATGCAAAGTAGAACCACTATGCAAAGTAGAACCATGCCGTCGTAATCAACCCGTCTTTCACTTCAAACACGGCGATACTTTCGATCGGCTCAGGGCTGAGGCCGTAAATCTTTTCATGATCAAAAACCTGGTTGCCCAGTACCGTACGGGACACCAGTTCGGCACGCAGTGCCGGATTACTGAAACGGTGATCGCGATAAAACGCCGTCAACGCGGCTTTACCCACTATGGACGGGCTTTCCGATGGCATGCGATAAGCCCGGAAGTTCTCATGAAAACAGGCGGAAAAAGCCGCCAAATCATGGGTGTTATAAGCAGCAAACTGTTTTTCTACCGGCGCGATAATCGACATCTCAATCTCCATTTAAATGCAATTTAAGTGAATAAAAATTTAAATAAGGAGATACACCAATCGGAGATGAAAAGCAAATCAGGCGCTGTACTGCGTCGCAAGCACCGCGTGCCGAATTGTCTCTGGTGTGAGCGAAAATGGCAGCAAAGCGGCACTAGTCTCTGGAAATTTAAATGTTTCAGACAGTGTTTCTGCCAGTTCGACATAACGCGCCTCCGACGCCGGTAAACGTGCGGGAGCATCATAACGCTGTAAGTGTACCAGCAAATCGGGATCAACCGAGCCGTCGCCACGCGCCAACAGCGACTGTACCCGTAATCCGTATCCTACTTTCTCGCCGTGTAGCCAGTCATGCAATTCAGGAAGGTGTGTCATTCGATTATGAATCGCGTGGGCCACGCCAGGCGAAGGTGAATCATCACGCATACTGTTAGCCAGTCCTGCCAAGGCAATATTGGCATCGATCACCTTTTGCAATGCCCGAGTGACCCGCTGTTCTGCATTGTCATGCAAAGCCTGTTCGCCCCATTGTACAAAGGTGTCTTTCGCGAGCGCCGCCGCCTGTATTTTGAGGTTCAGCGCCAGATTATCGCTGTTTTTCGCCAGATAGGGTTGAAACTCATACCATTTGGCAAGGGCATCGATGATCCCTGCCTTCAGATAGCGCACATCGCTACGGGCAATCACATCGCTGTCCACCAGCACCATCTCGGGCATGCGCTGTAATACCTGCGTTCCCTGATGCCCGCCCTGCTCATCATACAAAATACTGATAGGAGACCAGGCAGCACAGGTGGCAGCAATCGTCGGCAAAGTCACGACCTGGCCGTTGTCCAACCCGTCGGCAACCGCTTTGGCGCAGTCCATCACTCGGCCACCGCCGACACCCAGCACAAAATGAACACCATCTTGGGCAATTTCATGCCGATGGTATGCGATAGCATCGCGCGTGCATTCACCTTCCAACAGATGCACATCAAACTGTACGTCAGCTTTCGTCAAACTCTCGGACAGCCTACTTTGCACCGCATCCCAGGCTCGCGGGCTGGTTAATACCGCGATACGCCCCGAAAACGGTGCAATGAGCTCACCGACGCGTGACAGCAAGCCTGACTGATGGTGATAGACCCCGGGGGATTTTATGGCAAACACGGCAATTCCTTGATGTCTCTATGCTGCACCAACCCATACGCACAGCCTACAGAACAAAATAGTAAAATCCTGTCTGCACGTTGTAACCACTCAAATAATGATAAGATATAACATGATGATATAAATTCTCCTTTATTTTGAATGATATAGTTTTTTCCACAAACAACGTTCCATCACCGCCTTCACGCATCCCACGGTTTTTCCTGCTATTACCCCCAGAGTTGATGAGTACGTTGCTACATATACCGCTATAAAACCCGACCATATTTAAACCAGGAATGTTCATACAGGAACCCCATGATGAAAACCCGATTGACTCGCTACCTCAGCGCTGCACTATTCCCTCTCCTTGCCGCCGTGATGTTGAACGGCTGTGATAACAACAAGAGTGCGGAAACACAGGGTAAAGTGCTACGCATGGGTACTACGGGCCAAAGTTTCCCGGGCTCTTATAAAGAGAACGGCACGTTAGTAGGTTATGATGTGGAAGTGGCAGAAACCATCGCCCACAAACTGGGTTACCAGATAGCCTGGACCACCGCTGACTTCAGCGGACTGATGGGTCAACTGGAAGCAGGAAAATTGGATACTGTCGCCAATAATTTTGTGAAAACAACCGAGCGTCAGAAAAAATACAACTTCACCAACAGTTATCTCAACTACGCATCGCAAATCGTCACCAGCATTAACAACAAAGACATTCAATCTCTGGATGATCTTAACGGTAAAACGGTGTCTGGAGTGCTGGGTTCTACTCATGTAACCAATCTGCGCAACGCTTTCCCCAATAATGACGTCACCATTCGCACCTATGAAACCCGCGATGGTGCCATGAATGATGTTATCAATAACCGTGTTCAGGGCTATGTCAACTCGCGCCCCATCCTGCTGGCAGAAATTAACAAACGTCACTTGCCGCTAAAACTGGTCGGTAACCCCATCTCCAACGAGCAAGTCGCCTTCCCGTTTGCCAAGACACCGGAAGGCAAAAAATTACTGGCGGAGTTTAACCAACAGCTACAGGAACTGCGTCAGAATGGTCAGCTAAAAGCACTGGCAGAGAAATATTTCGGTAGCGATATGGTGCTTGAAAGCAGTAAAGCGGAATAAGTAACTTGTCGCCTCAACCACGACGTTTTTTTACAGCATTTTTTGTGCGAAAAACATAAAAAAACGGCAGTCCGGATGGACTGCCGCTTCTTAAGAATAGGATGGTCGGCGAGAGAGGATTCGAACCTCCGACCCACTGGTCCCAAACCAGTTGCGCTACCAAGCTGCGCTACTCGCCGATCATGAACAACACGTACACAACTACCATTGTTTGTGTGGTGCGAAGAGAGGGACTTGAACCCTCACGTCCGAAGGACACTAACACCTGAAGCTAGCGCGTCTACCAATTCCGCCACCTTCGCCTGTCACAAACTTTAAAATTTGGGGTGGCTAATGGGACTCGAACCCACGACAACTGGAATCACAATCCAGGGCTCTACCAACTGAGCTATAGCCACCATATACCACTGCTTTACTACGTATTCTAGTACTCAATTTACGGGGTAATAACTACCTCCGCAGCTCCCGCACTCAATTCAATGGTGCGCCCGACAGGATTCGAACCTGAGACCTCTGCCTCCGGAGGGCAGCGCTCTATCCAGCTGAGCTACGGGCGCATAGCGCCGTTGCGGGTGGGGATAGTACGGATTTAATATGGGCCTGTCCAGTGCTTTTTCACAGAAATGATGCGTTTGCTTATGCTTTGCTCATTTGCGGTCAAAACCCGGTTCAATCCACCGTCACCACCCGCCGTTAGCCGCGATTACTCGGCTTCCGTTTGCATTTCCGGCTGTTTTTTACCTAGTCCCAGCACAACGTAAAACAGGCTGACCGCGGCCAGGAAAATACCGCCGACC is a window of Dickeya solani IPO 2222 DNA encoding:
- the purB gene encoding adenylosuccinate lyase; protein product: MASHLIDFLLIGNNFGTPEMRAVWSEQNRLTRQVDVEIALALAEGDLGVIPQDAASTIASHANASALNIEEIAQDAVRMKHSLMPTIAAIQRQCGEAGEYIHYGVTTQDVVDTATVLQLRQAFDIVVRDTRLVAIELKRLAKKHQHTLMTGRTHGMQALPTTFGFKLAVWLDEFVRHLQRLNEIRERVLVGNINGAIGTYASFGELGPEIERHTLTRLGLNTPNIGWQSARDRFSEYASVTVLISGTLGKIGNELYNLMRTEINEIEEPFSEGKIGSTTMPHKRNPAALEGLASLTAPLFKSAALIHESMKVEHERDAMSWRAEWIALPEINIYLSAQLQNALGILRGMSVNEKQMRTNLDLQNGLLLSEKVMFEIGKLLGKQTAHHLVYECSMAAFEQNREFKALLLEHPVLSQHLTSDALDAWLDPANYVGSAPQKVDEVIRYADDTGLLGE
- a CDS encoding amino acid ABC transporter permease, whose translation is MNIDLSYLLKVFPQVLMYLPTTLLLAVVSMLFAIVLGLVLALVRESRFVVVAKLVELYISLFRGIPSLVQLFIIYFGLPQLFPSLNGLSAMTAAIIGFSLKNSAYMAEIFRAALASVDFGQTEAGLSVGMNKAQIYRRIVLPQAMLNALPATGNTFISLIKDTSVAFALGVSELFAEGKMIAAESLRFFETFLVVGLIYWMLIVVYSWLQSQLEKKLSHSRQR
- a CDS encoding GNAT family N-acetyltransferase yields the protein MRTVFRQATSADDEAFLELALAAYASVRELGIKFDAAYADIDMVRRHLRSNGVYVMEKDGRLAASITIRYPWGPNPGPYGLPHIGWFATHPDFKQQGLGKQMLDWLEQAVLKEQLKAPAVTLGTAKQHPWLLDMYRKYGFQEVGQADLGKGHLTIYMRKVLDQDLYHHWEKKHP
- a CDS encoding amino acid ABC transporter substrate-binding protein, with translation MKTRLTRYLSAALFPLLAAVMLNGCDNNKSAETQGKVLRMGTTGQSFPGSYKENGTLVGYDVEVAETIAHKLGYQIAWTTADFSGLMGQLEAGKLDTVANNFVKTTERQKKYNFTNSYLNYASQIVTSINNKDIQSLDDLNGKTVSGVLGSTHVTNLRNAFPNNDVTIRTYETRDGAMNDVINNRVQGYVNSRPILLAEINKRHLPLKLVGNPISNEQVAFPFAKTPEGKKLLAEFNQQLQELRQNGQLKALAEKYFGSDMVLESSKAE
- a CDS encoding amino acid ABC transporter substrate-binding protein, producing MTMKKIILPVLALSAAILAAGCDSQNSGEKVLRIGATGQSYPSSFKQDNKLVGFDVEVAETIAKDLNYKVEWVTADFSGLMGQLEASKLDTIANVVAITPARQEKYSFSQPYSYYGSQIVTHKDNANINTLDDLKGKTVAGVLGSNHVNNLKKAFADGSVTIRTYETRDGAMSDALAKRVEGYINSRPILLAEINKRNLPFKLVGEPLVVEQVGFPFHKDQKGDELRKKFDDELNKMRSDGRLKALSVKYFGEDITAGK
- a CDS encoding nuclear transport factor 2 family protein codes for the protein MSIIAPVEKQFAAYNTHDLAAFSACFHENFRAYRMPSESPSIVGKAALTAFYRDHRFSNPALRAELVSRTVLGNQVFDHEKIYGLSPEPIESIAVFEVKDGLITTAWFYFA
- a CDS encoding iron-containing alcohol dehydrogenase family protein; translation: MFAIKSPGVYHHQSGLLSRVGELIAPFSGRIAVLTSPRAWDAVQSRLSESLTKADVQFDVHLLEGECTRDAIAYHRHEIAQDGVHFVLGVGGGRVMDCAKAVADGLDNGQVVTLPTIAATCAAWSPISILYDEQGGHQGTQVLQRMPEMVLVDSDVIARSDVRYLKAGIIDALAKWYEFQPYLAKNSDNLALNLKIQAAALAKDTFVQWGEQALHDNAEQRVTRALQKVIDANIALAGLANSMRDDSPSPGVAHAIHNRMTHLPELHDWLHGEKVGYGLRVQSLLARGDGSVDPDLLVHLQRYDAPARLPASEARYVELAETLSETFKFPETSAALLPFSLTPETIRHAVLATQYSA
- a CDS encoding amino acid ABC transporter ATP-binding protein produces the protein MISVKNLTKRFGDQVVLNNISLDIAQGEVVAIIGPSGSGKSTLLRCLNLLEKPESGTITIGEQSLDTRRYTGKEEYALRRQTAMVFQNYNLFNNKTALENITEALIVVKKMPKKQANEIGLSLLELVGLLPQAHQYPVTLSGGQQQRVSIARALAVDPKAILFDEPTSALDPERVHEVLQVIQKLAGQNTTMVIVTHEMQFAKEVADRVIFMADGHIVEQGPAEKVISFSDNPQTRRFLRQLTNIQEPSEFDI